In a genomic window of Thiolapillus brandeum:
- the pnp gene encoding polyribonucleotide nucleotidyltransferase — translation MTAIKKEFQFGDHKVTLETGEVARQADGAVIVNMDDTVVLCTVVGSKHAMEGRDFFPLTVDYQEKTYAAGKIPGGFFRREGRPSEKEILVARLIDRPVRPLFPKGYTNETQIICTVMSLNPYVDPEIPSLIGTSAALAISGLPFQGPIGAARVGYKDGQYLLNPPGTGLSEVTDLDLVVAGTDSAVLMVESEARELSEEVMLGAVLFGHEQMQVAIEAIKELAEEVGKPTIEFSVPEEDSDLAEKVAEIAGAGIGEAYSIVDKMDRYARLDEVKAATIEALCSGDDPQWSEDQVSAALNKLKKKTVRSRILAGEPRIDGRDTRTVRNISIKTGVLPRTHGSALFTRGETQALVITTLGTERDAQIVDALDRSYREPFMLHYNFPPFCVGETGRVGSPKRREIGHGRLAKRGVLAVMPSMEDFPYSIRVVSEITESNGSSSMASVCGTSLSLMDAGVPVKAPVAGVAMGLIKEGDDFAVLTDILGDEDHLGDMDFKVAGTENGVNALQMDIKIQGITREIMDIALTQAKDGRMYILEEMNRAINAPRQEMSEHAPRIISFRIHPDKIRDVIGKGGATIRSITEETGATVDLDDSGLVKIFSVDKAAGEKARKRVELITADVEVGTVYEGKVAKLMDFGAFVTILPGKDGLVHISQISEDRVEKVSDKLSEGDIVKVKVLEVDKQGRIRLSMKAVGEGE, via the coding sequence TGCAATCAAAAAAGAGTTCCAGTTCGGCGATCACAAAGTGACGCTGGAAACCGGGGAAGTCGCCCGTCAGGCAGACGGTGCGGTAATTGTAAATATGGATGATACCGTGGTGTTGTGCACCGTGGTGGGTTCCAAGCATGCAATGGAAGGCCGCGATTTCTTTCCTCTGACTGTCGATTACCAGGAGAAGACCTATGCCGCAGGCAAAATTCCCGGCGGTTTCTTCCGCCGTGAAGGGCGGCCATCCGAGAAAGAGATTCTGGTGGCGCGGCTTATCGATCGTCCGGTTCGCCCCTTGTTTCCCAAGGGTTATACCAATGAGACCCAGATAATCTGCACGGTTATGTCTCTGAATCCTTATGTGGACCCGGAGATTCCTTCCCTCATCGGAACCTCCGCAGCCTTGGCTATCTCCGGCCTGCCCTTCCAGGGGCCTATCGGCGCGGCACGGGTTGGCTACAAGGATGGGCAGTATCTGCTCAATCCTCCCGGCACCGGATTGAGCGAAGTGACGGATCTGGATCTCGTGGTTGCAGGCACTGACAGTGCGGTGCTGATGGTGGAATCAGAAGCGCGTGAGCTTTCTGAGGAGGTCATGCTGGGCGCTGTGTTGTTCGGTCACGAGCAGATGCAGGTGGCTATCGAAGCCATCAAGGAACTGGCTGAGGAAGTGGGCAAGCCCACCATCGAATTCAGTGTTCCGGAAGAGGATAGCGACCTGGCGGAAAAAGTGGCTGAGATTGCCGGAGCGGGTATTGGCGAAGCTTACAGTATCGTGGACAAGATGGATCGCTATGCCAGGTTGGATGAGGTCAAAGCGGCCACAATCGAAGCCCTGTGCTCGGGTGACGATCCCCAATGGTCCGAGGATCAGGTTTCCGCTGCTCTGAACAAACTGAAAAAGAAAACCGTGCGTAGCCGTATTCTGGCCGGTGAACCGCGTATCGATGGCAGGGATACCAGGACCGTGCGGAACATCAGTATCAAAACCGGCGTTTTGCCGCGAACCCATGGCTCCGCCCTGTTCACCCGTGGCGAAACCCAGGCACTGGTCATTACCACTCTGGGCACCGAGCGGGATGCGCAAATCGTCGATGCCCTTGATCGCTCTTACCGTGAGCCGTTCATGCTGCATTACAATTTCCCTCCTTTCTGTGTCGGCGAGACCGGTCGTGTGGGCAGTCCCAAGCGGCGTGAAATCGGTCATGGCCGTCTGGCCAAGCGCGGCGTGCTGGCGGTAATGCCCAGTATGGAAGATTTTCCTTATTCCATACGCGTGGTATCCGAGATTACGGAATCCAACGGCTCCTCTTCAATGGCTTCAGTGTGCGGCACCAGTCTCTCCCTGATGGATGCCGGCGTGCCGGTCAAGGCTCCTGTTGCCGGTGTGGCCATGGGCTTGATCAAGGAAGGCGATGATTTTGCCGTGCTTACGGATATTCTTGGTGACGAGGATCATCTGGGCGACATGGACTTCAAGGTTGCCGGTACCGAGAATGGTGTCAATGCTTTGCAGATGGACATCAAGATCCAGGGCATCACCCGTGAAATCATGGATATTGCCCTGACCCAGGCAAAAGATGGCCGCATGTATATCCTGGAAGAGATGAACCGAGCCATCAATGCCCCGCGCCAGGAAATGTCTGAGCATGCACCACGCATCATTTCCTTCCGCATTCATCCGGACAAGATTCGTGATGTCATCGGCAAGGGTGGGGCTACCATCCGTTCGATTACCGAAGAAACCGGTGCGACAGTCGATCTTGATGACAGCGGCCTGGTAAAAATCTTTTCCGTGGACAAGGCGGCTGGTGAAAAGGCCCGCAAGCGTGTGGAATTGATCACAGCTGATGTGGAAGTTGGTACCGTCTATGAAGGCAAAGTGGCCAAGCTCATGGATTTTGGTGCCTTCGTCACTATCCTGCCGGGCAAAGATGGCCTGGTGCATATTTCCCAGATCAGCGAAGATCGTGTCGAGAAGGTCAGTGACAAACTTTCCGAGGGCGATATCGTCAAGGTCAAGGTTCTGGAAGTGGACAAACAGGGTCGTATCCGTCTGAGCATGAAAGCCGTAGGTGAAGGCGAGTAA